The Streptomyces sp. ICC1 DNA window CAACCACACCGTCCCCTGGACGGTCCGCGTGCTGCCGCCGTTCGCCAGCCGCAAGCACCTCCCCTCCCGCCTCGCCCGCCTGCGCGAACTCGACGGCCGCACCAGCGTCCTGACCCGCGGTGAGGGAACCGAGTTCGACAGCCTGCGCGACTACGTCCCCGGCGACGACACCCGTTCCATCGACTGGCGGGCCACCGCCCGGCAGAACAAGGTCGCCGTCCGCACCTGGCGCCCGGAACGCGACCGCCACATCCTCATCTGCCTCGACACCGGCCGTACTTCGGCGGGCCGCGTCGGCGACGCCCCCCGCCTGGACTCGGCGATGGACGCGGCCCTGCTCCTGACCGCCCTGGCCACCCGGGCCGGCGACCGCGTGGACCTGCTGGCCCACGACCGCCGCCCCCGCGCCCAGGTCCAGGGCCGCTCGGCCGCCGACACCCTGCCGGCCTTCGTCAACGCGATGGCCACCCTGGAACCGGAGCTCGTCGAAACCGATGCGCGCACCCTGGTCTCCACCATCCTGCGCAGCGCCCCGCGCCGCTCCCTGGTGGTTCTCCTGACGAGTCTGGACGCGGCTCCCATCGAAGAGGGCCTGCTCCCGCTGCTCCCCCGCCTCACGCAGCGCCATACGGTCCTGCTGGCCTCGGTCGCGGACCCCCACGTCGCGGAGATGACGAAGTCCCGCGGCACCGTCGACGCGGTCTACGAGGCCGCCGCGGGCACCCAGTCCCAGTCCGCCCGCCGGCGCACGGCCGAGCAGCTCACCCGCCACGGCGTCCACGTGGTCGACGCCACCCCGGAAACCCTGGCCCCGGCCCTGGCCGACGCCTACCTCGCCCTCAAGGCCGCCGGCCGCCTGTAATCAGCCCGCGCTTCAGCTGTTCAGATCGAGGACGCCCACTCCCTGGCCCACATAGGCCTTCGGTTCGATCGTGGCGACCAGCGCCTGCGAACCCCACTCGGGGAGATGGCGTGCGGCATGGACGGCGGCCGCGGCACCGGCGGGCACTCCGTCACGGCGCATCTGCGCCACGGCCAGCACGGCCGGATAGTCGAGGTCGAGCATGTGGATGACGTCGAGCTGTCCGATGTGCTCGGCGATCCCCGCGAGAACCACGTCGGCCTCAAGGACCGACAGGACAGGAACCCACAGGCGCGTGTCCGCGTCGAGGTAAGCGCGGTGGATCAGTGCCGACACCTGGCGATTCCCGGACAGTGCGAGCAAGGACGGCGTGTCCAGGACGAGGTGGTGCTGGATCACGCGGCAGCGTCCTCCTGCTGCGCGAAGGCCTCACGGATCTTGCGGCCCATCGCCGCACTCTCCGCGTCGCTCACGTCCACCCCGAAGTGCTCGGCCAGGTAGGCCCGAGCCCGCTCAGCCCGCTCCCGCCGCTCCTCCATGGTGAGCGTCGTCTCGGCGAACTCCTGCACAAGAGACCGGATGGACGTCCCACGGGACTCGGCGATGACAGCGAGGCGGTCTCTCACCTCGGCCGGCACACGGATCATGGCATCAGACATGCTCCGAGTATACGTCGACGTAAACACCCGGCGAGGGTAAACGCAGAAAAGCCCCGCACCGAACCCCAAAGGGCTGGTGCGGGGCTTTCCCACAATAATTGTTCGGCGGCGTCCTACTCTCCCACAGGGTCCCCCCTGCAGTACCATCGGCGCTGAAAGGCTTAGCTTCCGGGTTCGGAATGTAAACCGGGCGTTTCCCTAACGCTATGACCACCGAAACACTACATCACGGGCCTGCTCGCCACCGTCGCCGTCGCCGCCCTGTTCCCCGCCCGCGGCGCGGCCGCCCCCCTCGCCGAGGCGGCCTCCACCGGAGCCGTGGCGCTGCTCTTCTTCCTCTACGGCTCCCGGCTCTCCACCCGCGAGGCCCTCGACGGCGTGCGCCACTGGCGGCTCCACCTCACCGTGCTCGCCTGCACCTTCGTCCTCTTCCCCCTCCTCGGCCTCGCCGCCCACGCCCTGGTCCCCACCCTCCTCACGGCCCCGCTCTACAGCGGCCTGCTCTTCCTCTGCCTGGTCCCCTCCACCATCCAGTCCTCCATCGCCTTCACCTCGATCGCCCGGGGGAACGTCCCCGCCGCGATCTGCGCCGGCTCCTTCTCCAGCCTCATCGGCATCTTCCTCACCCCCTCCTCGCCGCCGGCCTGCTCGGCAACAGCGCCGGCGGGTTCTCCCTCGACTCCCTGCTGAAGATCGTCCTCCAGCTCCTCCTGCCCTTCCTCCTCGGCCAGGCCCTGCGCCCCTGGGTCGGCGGCTTCCTCGTCCGCAACAAGAAGGTCCTGGGCCGCGTGGACCGCGGTTCGATCCTGCTCGTCGTCTACACCGCCTTTAGCGCGGGCATGGTCGCCGGGATCTGGCACCAGGTGAGCGTCGCGCGCCTCGGCGCGCTGATGGTGGTGGAGGCCGTCGTCCTCGCCGTGATGCTGCTGGTCACCTGGTACGGGGCCAAGCGCCTCGGGTTCGACCGGGGGGACCGGATCGCCATCCAGTTCGCGGGGTCGAAGAAGAGCCTGGCCGCCGGACTCCCCATGGCCAGCGTGCTGTTCGGTGCGCAGGCGAGCCTGGCCGTGCTGCCGCTGATGCTCTTTCACCAGATGCAGTTGATGGTCTGCGCGGTCCTGGCCCGGCGCCGTGCCCGCGACGCCCGGGAGGACGCGGGGGAGAGCGGTGACGCGGGGCGGACCGGCGCCGAACCCGCCGCCGTTGAACGTGTGGCGGAGGTCTCCCGCGCCGTCCGACACCGGGCTCCGCGGGCCCGGTAGCGTTCGGCGGTGACCTGGATACGCCCGCTCTCCGCCACCGCCGAACGCCCCTGCACCCTGGTGGTGTGCCGGGGCTGTTGCTGCGGCGACCCCCGCAAGAACCCCGGCACCGACCACGCGGGTCAGCTGGCCCGCC harbors:
- a CDS encoding DUF58 domain-containing protein, with product MAFTGRAALLAALGSLPVGVLGPSWTGMLAVNAPIALACAVDYALAAPVRTLRLARSGDTSVRLGEAADVHLTVTNPSARTLRARIRDAWPPSSWLTGTEVVASRHALTIPAGERRRLTTRLRPTRRGDRQAARVTIRSYGPLGLFARQGNHTVPWTVRVLPPFASRKHLPSRLARLRELDGRTSVLTRGEGTEFDSLRDYVPGDDTRSIDWRATARQNKVAVRTWRPERDRHILICLDTGRTSAGRVGDAPRLDSAMDAALLLTALATRAGDRVDLLAHDRRPRAQVQGRSAADTLPAFVNAMATLEPELVETDARTLVSTILRSAPRRSLVVLLTSLDAAPIEEGLLPLLPRLTQRHTVLLASVADPHVAEMTKSRGTVDAVYEAAAGTQSQSARRRTAEQLTRHGVHVVDATPETLAPALADAYLALKAAGRL